From the Sceloporus undulatus isolate JIND9_A2432 ecotype Alabama unplaced genomic scaffold, SceUnd_v1.1 scaffold_1356, whole genome shotgun sequence genome, one window contains:
- the LOC121917875 gene encoding peroxisomal membrane protein 11C-like, whose protein sequence is MLECCESHGNGFASGSSFPGLDPHPHPSHCAPQEEDAAVRWLSVLNNLADQLYYPCEHMAWAADAKIICANSSKWWAISTALWGTSLLLGIARSLRILSQLRRKQKKEPSRETLQKVKAQARAEALTIISNLADFSNAIHWMPPGVLWAGKFPPWLVGLMGTLSSLIGIHLTYAAGRGGVA, encoded by the exons ATGTTGGAATGCTGTGAAAGTCATGGGAATGGGTTCGCCTCGGGAAGTAGCTTTCCAGGCTTGgatcctcatcctcatccctcTCACTGTGCGCCACAGGAGGAAGATGCTGCCGTCCGCTGGCTCTCTGTCCTCAACAACCTCGCCGACCAGCTGTACTATCCCTGCGAGCACATGGCCTGGGCCGCAGATGCCAAAATAATCTGTGCCAACTCCAGCAAGTGGTGGGCCATCAGTACGGCCCTCTGGGGGACATCGCTGCTCCTGGGCATTGCCCG CTCTCTGAGAATTTTATCCCAGCTgagaagaaagcagaagaaagagCCCAG CAGGGAGACCTTGCAGAAGGTGAAGGCTCAAGCAAGGGCTGAAGCTTTGACCATCATCAGCAACCTGGCTGACTTCTCCAATGCCATCCACTGGATGCCTCCTGGGGTGCTGTGGGCCGGGAAATTCCCCCCGTGGCTTGTGGGCCTGATGGGGACCCTGTCCTCCCTCATTGGGATCCATCTCACCTATGCAGCAGGCAGAGGTGGGGTGGCATGA